TCTATATCCGATCTTACTTCTTCTGGTAATCTAATTGGATCTGCTGTAGGCAGCGGAATCAAAGGAATTTCTATTGGAGGAACGGTTACAAGTAATGTACAAGTTTATAATAACTCTATTAGTCTTGCTGGAACGGTTATTCGTTCAGGTGCCACTAATGACAAATCTGCTTGTATATTTATTGATAATGTTGCAGATAGTATGTATATTTATAATAACACTACTTCTAATAGTATACAAAATTCGACAGGTATTGATACAGCATTCTCATTCTATTGTATTGCAGCTTCATCAAAGTTAAAAGCTATTGACAATAATAATTATTATGTAAATGCTACAAGAAGTAGACTTGCCTTTTTCTTAAGTGCTGGTGCTGTAAATACTTTAGCGGCTATTAAAACTGCTTCTGGACAAGATACCTTCTCTTTATCGGGCAATCCAAAATATAATACTTCTACCAACCTTCGTCCACAAAGCACCACAAATTTATTTACCGCTGGTAAATCTTTAGCAGTAATTACTGATGATTTATTAGGTACAACACGCAGTGCAACTCCAACAATAGGTGCGTATGAAGATACTGGTGACTTTGCTGCTCCAGTAATTACCTATACAGCTTTTGCAAACAGCAGCAATGTGGCTACTTATAATGTAAATAGTAATGTGAAAGCCATTGACCCCACACCCGGCACACTAGCTACTAGTTGCAGAGTATATTATCGCAAATCGACAAACGCCAATGCATGGGGTGGTACTAACGATAATACCACAGATGGTTGGAAATATGTGGACGCAACAGTTAGTGGAATATATTTTAATATACCCATTGACCACAACCTGTTATACGGTGGAACTGCATCGGGCGATCAAATATATTACTTTGTAATAGCCCAAGATGGAAAAGCAATACCGAATGTTTCTTATTTAAATGGAACACTTACGTCAACACCTACTAGCACAACACTTACCACTGAATTCCCATTAACTGGCTCGCCTGATTCATATATTATCAACAACGCCGTGACTGGATGGATTGATGTGGGTCCAAGCTATCCTTATAAAAATTTAACAGGCGATACCGGTGTATTCAAATTCATCAACCAAAATATTTTGGGTGGCAATTTACATGTGCGTATACGTGAAAATTTAGTAGAACCAGGTACACATGCATTAAACGAAATAAGTGATAGTATTGGAAACTCAAGGGTAATTATATATCCTGACAGTGGAGGTATTACCCGCAACATCACAGGCTATGTAGCACAAGCAATGATAAGAATAAGTGGTGCTGACCGTGTAACTTTCGATGGCCGCGATACAGCAACGCTCACAGGGAAGTACTTAATGTTCCGCAATACCCATGCAACCAACTCTACTTTCAAATACTTGAACGATGCAAGCTATGACACCATTGAGTATTGCACAGTCGAAGGTATGAATTCCTCATCCATATCAGGAGTATTATATATAGGACAAGGCTTAGCAAATGGTGCAGATAATCTCACTTTTAACAATACTGATTTTAGAAACCGTAGCGATTCCGCGGCGGCAGTGCTACCAAATACTGTTATTTATTGCGAAGGCCAGTCAATATATATACTTAACGACAATATCAATATTACCAATAATAATATATATAACTTTAGTAACGCTGGAATTTTTGCAGCTAATATTGGAAACGGTTCTGGCATAAATATTACTGGAAACAATTTCTACTTCAATCATTCCACAAATGCAACCACTAGTCAATTTTGTATTAACTGGGCTGCGGGAGGTTTGTCGGGAGGCAATACCATTAATGATAATTATTTTGGTGGTTCTACTGCCAATTGCGGAGGTGCGGCTTGGACCAATGCCTCTGTAACAGCAGGAACATCATGGAATGCCATTCGTATTACTGGTAATAGCGTAAATTCAAATATTTTGGGTAATACCATTCAAAACCTTCAAATTCCCAATGCAGGTAATGGTCCACAGTTTATTGGTATTTTTGTGAATGGTAGTGGTGAAGAAACAATTGGAAGTGATCTAAAACCAAATATTATTGGTAGTGCATCTGACACCGCAGGGATTACCGTTAATACTGGTAATTCTCAGTTTGGTATTGTTGGCACTTCTACCAATAATGTTCGCATCCGTTATAACCAAATCCAAGGTTTGAAGTTGGGTGCATCAACCACAGCATTTACAGGCATTCAAGTTACTGGTGCTACTGGATTCGATTCAATCGAAAATAATACTATTGGGGCAAGTGCTACTGTAAATAGCATAAACCATTATGGTACAAGTACTGTGATAGGAATTACTGCAGTCAAAACTTTCGGGTCCTACGTGGCGAATAACACTATTCAAAGTATTAGCACTTTTGGTGCTACACAGTTTCAAGGTATTAATCAATCTGCTTCAAATGTGGGTTCTAACATTTACACAATTGGAAATACAATTGGCTCTTCAACCGCTGCAAATGGCATTAGATTATATGGCGTACACACAGGTTTTTATGGATTGATAACTAGTACAGTAACAGGTAAATCATATATATCGGGAAATACAGCAAAAGGAATACAGCTACTTAACAATGCAGCCACAGGGCAAGTAACTTTCGGACAGTTTAGCGGCTATGACAATTATATATACAGCAACACCTTTGGTGAATTAGGTGCTACAAATAGCATTGTGTCTGCCGGCAATAGCCCCTTTCTCGCCTTTAACAATACAAATAATGATTCCTTATTCTTCTACGGTAATACAATTGCAGGTGTAAATATGTCAAATACTAGCACTCCTGTTTTTTATGGTATTTACCAAGCTACGAATAATGCATATATACTTGACTCGGGCAATATGGTTGGAAACCCTGCTGTAAACGGTAGTATCACAATGGCAGGTTCGGGCTTTTTCTTTGGATTGTACAATGCAAATTCCAATACCTTTGGTCTTGACTTTAAAAACAATACCATCGGTGGTTTAACTAGGTCTTTAGCTGGAGGGTCATACACAAATTACATGATATACAATCAAAACAGTTCCAATACTGTTAGCGGTCATAAGTTTAGAAACAATACCATTGAAAACTTAAGTTTTGCGGGTGCCGCCACTCTTTATGGTATTTATACCTTTGGAAGTGCTACTCCAAGTTTAGGCTTGCAGATAAATGACAATAGTATTAAAACAATAGCATTTACACACAGTAGTTCTTCTTCCTCAATGTATGGAATTTTCCCAGCTTCTGGTGCTCCCGATTTGGTATCCTATAATAATACAATTGGGCATGCTACATTTACTAATAATATTACTATGAATGAAGTAGGTACTTTTGCCGGTATTTATAATAGCAACGCTACCGACACGGTTATGATATATAACAATATAGTAGCAGGGATCAATATTAATAATTCCGCAACATCACCCTCAATTTATGGAATTTACAATTCTACTACTGCGTCATTATTCCTAGACTCTGCAAATACTATTGGTAACACTGGAGTTAGTGGAAGTATTACAATTGGTGGACTCGGCACATTTTATGGCCATCAATTTATTGGCAATCCTGCTAACGGTATAAAAATTAAAAACAATATTGTTGGAGGCATATTGCGATCAGGTACTGGAACTTACATAAGTTATGGTATACAAAATACTGATGCAAGTAATACCAATAGTGCACATAATATCAATAATAACACTATCCAAAATATGACCTTTGCGGGTGCTGCTACTACTTATGGCATTCACTCTGTTTCTTCATCTGCTGTAGCTAATAATGGCGGACCTGGCGATAGGGTTTACAACAACGTTATTAAAACTGTTTCGTTTACACATAGTACCGCATCATCGCTCTTCTATGGCATTTTCCACAATAATGCTTCCGATTGGTTGGTTTACAATAATACAATTGGAGATACTTCTACTACAGGAAATATTACCATGAATGAATTGGGCACTAACGGATTTGCAGGTATTTGGAATGCCAATACAAACCCCGATACCAGCATTATCTATGGTAATGCAATTGGTGGTATTACTATTAACAACTCTAGCACCAGCCCAAGTATGTATGGTATTGGGCAAAATGGAGCGACTTCGACAAACTGGTACTTTCTTGATTCAGCCAATGTGGTTGGAAATAGCAATGTAAATGGAAGTATTACGATAAATGGAGCAGGGGCTTTCTATGCTCACTATATGCCTGCCACTATTGCAGTTTCTGGAACAGGACATACTATTAAAAATAACAGTATTGGAGGATTGACTAGAACAGGTAGTGGATCGGCCAATACCTATGGAATTTTTGAAACGTATGCACCTGCTTCTATTACTAGCAATAATCTTGTTGGCAACAACACTATTAGCAATTGGAGCTTAGCAAATCCTGGAATCACTACAGGTATTTATTGCAGTGTGAGTGCGGGCAGGTACAGCTATATATATAATAATACTGTAAAGGCTATTACCCTTACCAATGCAGGCTCAGCTAGTTCTTTTTCAGGAATTGCATTCAATGCAGGTAAAGTTAACTTTACCCAACCTGACTCAAGCAGTGCAGGTAATAATGTGGTGGGCGACCCCAATGTTTCCAATAGTATTAATAGTGCTTTGAATGGCCCTCACAGTGGAATTAGTACTGTTGCAGCAAGTGCCACTATGATTAGAGGTAACAGCGTAAATAACATCACCGCTACTTCTTCTGGCACAAGCAATGGGATAGTTGGTATTGCTGCAGGAAATGGTGCCACTGCTGCGGAAATTACTAGTAACACTGTTAAAAACTTAAGCTGTGCTGGTACAAGTACTAACGCTTTAAGTACTGGCGGTTCTGTTAGTGGCATCTTTACTACATCAACTTCTACCATGAATGTTCAAAATAATATCATCAATGGTATTGCTCTTACCAGCTCAGGGACTACATCATTTGCCACTGGAATTGATTTATACTTGCCAGGTGCTACTACTGTAAATTCAAATAGAATATTTAACTTGGCCTCTAATAGCAATGGTGATTTGTCAGGCTTGTATTTCAGAAGCACGAACAACACAACACATGTAATTAAAAACAACCAGATTACTATTGCGAATGGCGGTAATACAAATGATGCACTTATTAAAGGTATCTATGCCGACCAAGCTGCTGCAACAAGTACTACACAACTTTACTATAATACGGTATTGCTTAGTGGTTCAGTTTCATCAGGCTCAAACTTAAGTACTGCATATTATAGAAATAGCACCACAGGAAATACTAATGTATTGAATAATATATTCATGAACGAACGCACTGGAGGTAGCGGCACTCATTTGGCACAATGGTATGGTTCAGGCATTACTAATAACCGTACAAACTATAACTTGAACGTAACGGCTGACAGCAATAATGTTGCCCGTAGCAGTTCTACCAATTACAACCTCAATGCATGGCGTAATGGCTTGCAACGCGACAGTAGTGGTTGGTATGCGATAGCAGGAACAAATGTTGTGGCCGATAGTATGTTCATCGATAGAGTGAATGGCGATTTGGGAATAAACACCACCACTACCGAGGCTTGGTATGCCTGCGGTAAAGGTTTGCAAACACCTGGTTATGCCGATGAATACGGGAACCCTGCATCTGTTAGAAGTACAACTATAGCTACAGGTGCACCTGATATCGGTTCCGATGAATTTACACCTACCTCTGAGCCCGATGCATTATTTGTAAAAGGCCCACATACCAATAATAACACGGATTCATTGATGTACGGTTTCAGACCTGTAGCCTATATATATTGGAAAGGGGGCACTTTGCCTACCTATGGCAACTTGCGTTATTATACAGGAACAACTCCTCCTGATAATACCAATAATGGATTAAACCCTACAGCTAAGTATATGAATTGCTACTGGATAATTGCTGCCACAGGTGGAACTTTATATGAGTATGATATCAATTTCAAGTATGATGATGCATTGGTGGGAACATTGAGTTCAGAAAGCAATTTGAGAATTTCACGTAAACAAATAAATGTTTTGGGAACTTGGAAAGCACATATAGCCGATGCAACTGTAAACACAAGTACCAATATTATGCGACTTGTGAATACCACTGGATTCTCGGTTTGGACAGGTAGCGACCAGAGCGACCCATTGCCTCTTACCTTAGTGAGCTTTACTGGTAAAAAACAAGACAAAAATGTAATGTTGAACTGGGTTACCTCATTCGAAGAGCAAATGGATGGTTATGAAGTAGAATACAGTATCGATGCTCAAAACTTTGCAAGCATCGGATTTGCGAAAGCGGTGAATAACCATTTCAGCGAATGTAATTATAACTTGTTGCATACTTCACCTGTTACAGGAAACAACTACTACCGTTTGAAAACTTTAGAAAGCAATGGTAAGTTTAGCTATAGCAATATCGTGGTGGTTAATTTTGACGATGTTGAGCAGATGCAAATTGTTATTCAACCAAACCCTTCAAAAGACCAGGTGAGTATCGTATTGCAAAACCAAACACAGCCCGCCTTAATCCAAGTGTTTGACATGGCAGGCCGCTTAATGTTCAATGAGAAAGTTACTTTAGGTCAGAACATTACTCAGGTAAACCTACAAAACTGGAACTTGGGTAGCTATATTTTACGAGTTACCAATGAAGACGGAACCTCATTCGTTCATAGAATAATGAAAGTAGAAGAATAGAATCATCTAATTTATAAAATCAAATTTCAAAAGCCGTCCATTTCTAATGGGCGGCTTTTGTTTTTTAGCAAGTGCGATAACAATAACTCTACAAACACTTTACTTTTGCAGAACAATATATACAACGACAGATGGATTTCAAAATAAGACCCGGAACGGTCGAAGACATGCCTACCGTAATGGCCTTGGTAAAAGAACTAGCTGATTACGAGCAAGCCCCTCACGAGGTTGAAGTTACGTTAGAGGAACTAGAAAAAGACTTTGCTATGGAATACTTCCATTTTTTAGCTGCTGAGGTAAAAGGTAAAGTAGTAGGGATCTGCCTTTATTTTATCAAATACTCAACCTGGAAAGGCAAATGTATATACCTGGACGATATCATAGTACACGATACTTACAGAGGAGAAGGGATAGGTTCCAAGCTTTTTGAAAGTCTGATAGGCATGGCACAAGAAATGGGCGTTCGCAAACTAGAATGGATGGTACTTAACTGGAACGAGAATGCTATTGGCTTTTACGAAAAATTCCCAACGGTTTTCGATAGCGAGTGGATACTTTGCAAACTCACGGAAAAGGAAATTAAAAAATATCCTATTCAAAGCAATTAAAAGTTTGCCACTTGCAAAATTATTCTTTACTTTTGCACTCCCAAAAATAACACATACATGCATTTAACTTCTGAAGACAAGAAAGCAATTTTTGAAAAACATGGCAAAGTAGCTACCAATACCGGTAGCCCCGAGAGCCAAATAGCTTTATTCACAACCCGTATCAACCACATATCGGGTCATTTGAAAACCAATAAAAAGGACAAATCTGCTGAGTTGAGCCTTATTAAAATGGTAGGTAAACGCCGTTCATTGCTCGATTACTTGACACATAAAGATATTTTTCGTTATCGTGCCATCATCAAAGAACTTGAACTTAGGAAATAATTCCTTTTATAAATATTCTACTATAACAGTCAGTTATTCAAAAATAAATTGGGTAACTGACTGTTTTAGTTTCTATCCACGCCACAAACAAATTAAAATATAAATAACAACAGCAGCAAGGGGTCCGGCATTGTGGACAGCCCTCAAATTGTTGCACTAAACAAGCGGTTCAAAAAATTATGATTACCCCAATTACAAAAACAATTGACCTAGGAGATGGACGTACCATTACCCTAGAAACAGGAAAACTGGCCAAACAAGCAGACGGTTCAGTAGTAGTTAAGCAAGGCAACACCATGTTACTTGCCACTGTGGTTTCTAACAAAGAAGCCAAACCAGATATGGATTTCCTTCCCCTTTCTGTCGATTACCAAGAAAAATTTGCAGCCGTAGGCCGCATCCCCGGTAGTTTTCTCCGTCGTGAGAGCCGCCTTAGCGATTACGAAGTACTTATCTGTCGTATTGTGGACAGGGCTTTGCGTCCTTTATTCCCCGACGATTACCATGCCGATACCCAAGTTATTATTAGCCTAATATCTTCCGATGAAGATATAATGCCCGATGCCTTGGCAGGTCTTGCAGCATCTGCAGCTATTTCTATATCCGATATCCCTTTCGATGGCCCAATTAGCGAAGTACGTATTGCACGTATCGATGGCAAATGGTGCATCAACCCACTTAAATCGCAAATGGTAAATGCCGACATCGACCTTATAGTTGCTGGCACCAAACACGATTTGAATATGGTGGAAGGTGAAATGAGCGAAGTGAGTGAAGCCGATATGCTTGAAGCCATGAAGCTTGCCCATGAAAGTATTAAAGTACAAATACAAGCTCAAGAAGAATTTGCTGCCATGGTGGGCGTTACCAAACGCGAATACAAACACGAGAATAGTGACCTTGAATTGAAGCAAGCTATTAAAGATTTTTGTTATGATAAAATAGTTGCAGTTGCCTCTAGTGCTTCGGCCAAAAGTGAACGAAGTGCAGCTTTTAAAGCTATTGCAAAAGAGTTTGTTGAAAGCCTAGGCGAAGACCATGGGAAAGAACCTTTCCTCATTAAAAAATATGTACACGACATTGAGAAAGAAGCTATACGCAATGTAGTATTAGATACCCGTAAAAGACTTGACGGACGTGAGCTTACCGAGATCAGACCTATCTGGTCAGAAGTGGGTTACTTGCCTGCTACCCACGGTTCAGCTATCTTTACCCGTGGCGAAACACAATCACTAACTTCTATCACCCTTGGTTCAAAGCTCGACGAGCAATTGCTCGATGCTCCTATGGCCAGCGGCAAAGGAAGATTCATGTTACATTATAACTTCCCCGGTTTCTCTACTGGCGAAGTAAAGCCTAACCGTGCCCCTGCTCGTAGAGAGATTGGTCATGGCTACTTGGCTTCTCGTGCAGTACGTAAAGTTATGCCCGACCAAACAGTTTGCCCTTATGTAGTGCGTATTGTGAGCGATGTATTAGAATCAAACGGTTCTTCTTCAATGGCTACGGTTTGTGCCAGCTCATTGGCTTTGATGGATGCAGGTGTTAAATTGAATAGCCACGTATCAGGCATTGCCATGGGGATGATTGCTGACGAAACCACTGGCAAAATAGCTATACTTTCAGATATATTGGGCGACGAAGATCACTTAGGCGATATGGACTTTAAAGTATGCGGTACCGAAAAAGGAATCGTGGCTTGCCAAATGGATATTAAAGTAAACGGACTAAGTTACGATGTGCTTGCCCAAGCTTTGGAGCAAGCCCGCCAAGGTCGTTTGCACATACTGGGCAAAATGAAAGAAACCCTTGCTGCTCCAAATGCAGATTACAAACCACATACACCGCGTATTGAAAGTGTGATTGTAGACAATGAGTTTATTGGTGCCATTATTGGCCCTGGAGGTAAACATATACAACAACTACAAAAAGATACGGGCACTACCATCTCTATTACGGAAAATGCTACTGGCCAAGGTGTGGTTGAAATTATGGCAACCAATGGCGATGGAATGGCTGCTGCCCTTAAAGCAATTAAAGGCATTACTACCAAACCAATAGTAGGTGAAGTATACGAAGGTATCGTTCGTTCTATACAGCCGTTCGGTGCTTTTGTTGAATTCCTACCTGGCAAAGACGGCTTGTTGCATATCTCAGAAATATCGCACGCACGCCTCAACAGTATGGACGGTGTTTTACAACTGGGCGAAGAAATACAAGTGAAACTGGTTGAAGTAGACCAAAAAACTGGTAAGTTCCGCCTAAGCCGCAAGGTATTATTGCCAAGAGAGGAAGCGGTGAAGTAATAATATAAATATAATAGAAAAGCCCTGCTGAGAAGTAGGGCTTTTTTGTTGTTTGACTGGTTCGTATTCTGCTCAATCAAACCATCGCAAATAAATCTCAACAACTACCTAAAATTACAAATTGTAGATTAAAACACCACCCACCACCTATAATTTCGCAGTTAATTACGACCATGCAGTTTTCGGATATAATAGGACATACCAAGCTTAAGCAAAAAATGGCGGCCACCATTGCCGAAGGCCGTATTGCCCATGCACAAATGTTTGTGGGTGCCGAGGGTACAGGAGCATTGCCACTGGCACTTGCCTATGCTGCATTGGTTAATTGCGAAAACCCAACGGAGACCGACTCCTGCGGCGTGTGCAACTCTTGCAACAAAACAAACAAACTAATCCATAGCGACCTACACTTCACCTTCCCCACTGTGGGCAAAGATGTAGTGAGCAGCGATCTGATGGAACAATGGCGTAAAGCCCTCACCGAAAACCCCTACATGGGCTACCGCGACTGGGTGCTAAAAATTGGCGAAGAGGGCAAGCAAGGGAATATTAATACCAAAGAAACCGCAGATATATTCCGCAGGCTTAGTTTGAAAGCTTTGGAGGGAAAGTTCAAAATACAAATTATTTGGGGTGTAGAATATCTGAAAGAGCAAGGTAATAAACTACTGAAAATATTGGAAGAGCCGCCCGAAGGAACACTCTTTATTTTGGTATGTGAAGACCCTAACCAAGTATTACCCACCATTCTCAGTCGAACTCAAATAGTACAAATCCCGCCGATAGATTATAATAGTCTCACCGCTGCATTGGTAGCTGAGGGAATGGAAGAAGCTCTAGCCAAGCAAACTGCTTCACTAAGCAGCGGCAGTTGGCTTATGGCACTATCACTTTCACAAAACTCAGCCAACGATTTATTTACTTACCTCAAAGATTTTTTGAACCTGTCTTTGTTCGATAGCAAAATACCCGAACGTATACGCCTTATAGACAGCTTAGCCCAATGGGGACGTGAACCACTGAAGCTTTTCATTAATTATCTCATTGACATGCTACACAAAGCCGAGCATATCAGTTTTCAAACAAATTTGGCCAAAACCGCCTTTGCCGAGGAAAATGTTTTCTTAGAAAAATTTGCCATGATGCTTACGCCCTATAAGGCTGAGCTTATTTTTAAAAAGGCGAATGATGCGATAATGCACATTGAAAGAAATGGCAATGCCAAATTAGTGTTGTTTAATTTATCTTTGTCGGTTAGAAATGTGCTCGCCAGTTAGCAATTGGCCACATACAAAATTGATTAAGAGTATTTTAAAGCTATAAATTTTAAAAAAGATGGGATGTAGTAGTTGTGGAAGCGGTGGCTGTAGCACCGGCGGTTGTGGCACAGGATGCGGCAACAACGATATAAAAGGCACATCGGGGTGCAATAAACTTAATGTATATGATTGGCTTGGCGGCATGAAACTACCTCCCGGACACAAACCATTTAATATAGTGGAAGTTCGTTTCAAAGGAAGCCGCAAAGAGTTTTTCCGTAATAACAATAATATAGAACTATACATGGGCGACCCTGTGATAGTTGATGCTGACAATGGTTTCGATATAGGGCATGTCTCTTTAAAAGGCGAATTGGTTAAGCTTCAATTAAAGAAATATAATATTGCAGATACCGACAACCGACTGAAAGAAATACAGAGACTTCCTCGTGAAAATGAATTGGTCCGTTATAAAGAAATAAAAGCAGAAGAAGCTGGCATGTTGCAACGTGCCCGTACTGTAGCCCTGCAAATGGGTTTGCAAATGAAGTTGAGTGATATAGAGTTGCAAGGCGACCGCAAAAAAGTAATCTTCTTTTATACTGCCGAAGACCGAGTAGACTTTAGAGAACTTATAAAAAAATACGCAGATGAATTCCGCACACGCATTGAAATGCGTCAGATAGGCTACAGACAAGAAGCTTCTAGACTTGGAGGTATAGGTAGCTGTGGCCGAGAACTCTGCTGTTCAACCTGGCTCACCGATTTCAAAATGGTAACTACCAGTGCTGCTCGTTAC
The sequence above is drawn from the Bacteroidota bacterium genome and encodes:
- the ricT gene encoding regulatory iron-sulfur-containing complex subunit RicT; this translates as MGCSSCGSGGCSTGGCGTGCGNNDIKGTSGCNKLNVYDWLGGMKLPPGHKPFNIVEVRFKGSRKEFFRNNNNIELYMGDPVIVDADNGFDIGHVSLKGELVKLQLKKYNIADTDNRLKEIQRLPRENELVRYKEIKAEEAGMLQRARTVALQMGLQMKLSDIELQGDRKKVIFFYTAEDRVDFRELIKKYADEFRTRIEMRQIGYRQEASRLGGIGSCGRELCCSTWLTDFKMVTTSAARYQNLSMNPLKLQGQCGKLKCCLNYELDTYLEAWDNFPPNIEKLRLQTKQGVAFLQKTDILKQMMWFAYVREGVGSEWVALGVQEVKKVIELNKAGQSPETLGEKDKSNEPDVIKTLTEDMEGSLTRLDSKGKRGGGGSGASRNKNRNSNNRNNNRGGGGNKPNNNSGNNTPPPPAAN
- the rpsO gene encoding 30S ribosomal protein S15, with product MHLTSEDKKAIFEKHGKVATNTGSPESQIALFTTRINHISGHLKTNKKDKSAELSLIKMVGKRRSLLDYLTHKDIFRYRAIIKELELRK
- a CDS encoding DNA polymerase III subunit delta, producing MQFSDIIGHTKLKQKMAATIAEGRIAHAQMFVGAEGTGALPLALAYAALVNCENPTETDSCGVCNSCNKTNKLIHSDLHFTFPTVGKDVVSSDLMEQWRKALTENPYMGYRDWVLKIGEEGKQGNINTKETADIFRRLSLKALEGKFKIQIIWGVEYLKEQGNKLLKILEEPPEGTLFILVCEDPNQVLPTILSRTQIVQIPPIDYNSLTAALVAEGMEEALAKQTASLSSGSWLMALSLSQNSANDLFTYLKDFLNLSLFDSKIPERIRLIDSLAQWGREPLKLFINYLIDMLHKAEHISFQTNLAKTAFAEENVFLEKFAMMLTPYKAELIFKKANDAIMHIERNGNAKLVLFNLSLSVRNVLAS
- a CDS encoding polyribonucleotide nucleotidyltransferase, translating into MITPITKTIDLGDGRTITLETGKLAKQADGSVVVKQGNTMLLATVVSNKEAKPDMDFLPLSVDYQEKFAAVGRIPGSFLRRESRLSDYEVLICRIVDRALRPLFPDDYHADTQVIISLISSDEDIMPDALAGLAASAAISISDIPFDGPISEVRIARIDGKWCINPLKSQMVNADIDLIVAGTKHDLNMVEGEMSEVSEADMLEAMKLAHESIKVQIQAQEEFAAMVGVTKREYKHENSDLELKQAIKDFCYDKIVAVASSASAKSERSAAFKAIAKEFVESLGEDHGKEPFLIKKYVHDIEKEAIRNVVLDTRKRLDGRELTEIRPIWSEVGYLPATHGSAIFTRGETQSLTSITLGSKLDEQLLDAPMASGKGRFMLHYNFPGFSTGEVKPNRAPARREIGHGYLASRAVRKVMPDQTVCPYVVRIVSDVLESNGSSSMATVCASSLALMDAGVKLNSHVSGIAMGMIADETTGKIAILSDILGDEDHLGDMDFKVCGTEKGIVACQMDIKVNGLSYDVLAQALEQARQGRLHILGKMKETLAAPNADYKPHTPRIESVIVDNEFIGAIIGPGGKHIQQLQKDTGTTISITENATGQGVVEIMATNGDGMAAALKAIKGITTKPIVGEVYEGIVRSIQPFGAFVEFLPGKDGLLHISEISHARLNSMDGVLQLGEEIQVKLVEVDQKTGKFRLSRKVLLPREEAVK